TGTTTTGGTTTTTCAGAAATGTTGGTCTTATTCTGTGTTTTTCTATAAAATAACTCCAAATCGCTAAGATCATATCATATCTTCGATGTCCACCGGGGGTCCTAAAAGCATGAAAAATATCCATCTTATCCCATCTCCGCAGACTCGATCTTGATACTCCTAAAAAGGCA
The sequence above is drawn from the Candidatus Cloacimonadota bacterium genome and encodes:
- a CDS encoding MerR family DNA-binding transcriptional regulator translates to AFLGVSRSSLRRWDKMDIFHAFRTPGGHRRYDMILAIWSYFIEKHRIRPTFLKNQNIFSVMHEFQGINKKKRVILIDKYRN